One part of the Amyelois transitella isolate CPQ chromosome 10, ilAmyTran1.1, whole genome shotgun sequence genome encodes these proteins:
- the LOC132902166 gene encoding uncharacterized protein LOC132902166 has translation MVVFRHANRELLMINGFTYSKKKPRNWYCSKRKTMHCLARATFDGQGALAFLSEDHNHGVYFTVNRKGNTMLLVDGQRFSKEYERNGKTRWRCIKRNTGCRSAAVTIDDDIISVTIMAAILRARFAPEPNNIYVGGHKFCRHSRSLVGDRIRWTCSKKHKHKCKATAVTVDGIIVSTSGQHSHL, from the exons ATGGTCGTGTTTAGACACGCTAATAGGGAGTTACTAATGATAAATGGATTCACGTACTCCAAGAAGAAGCCACGGAACTGGTACTGTTCAAAGAGGAAAACCATGCATTGTCTTGCCAGGGCTACCTTCGATGGCCAAGGAGCTCTGGCGTTCCTGAGTGAAGACCACAATCACG gagTATATTTCACAGTGAACCGCAAAGGTAATACTATGTTGCTCGTCGACGGACAGCGGTTCAGTAAAGAATATGAGAGGAACGGTAAAACAAGATGGCGGTGTATTAAGAGGAACACGGGATGTCGGTCTGCGGCCGTCACGATAGATGATGACATTATCAGCGTAA CGATCATGGCTGCAATATTAAGAGCCCGCTTTGCGCCAGAGCCGAACAACATTTACGTTGGGGGCCACAAGTTCTGCAGGCATTCCAGGTCTTTGGTCGGGGATCGCATCAGATGGACCTGTTCTAAGAAACACAAGCACAAATGTAAAGCTACCGCTGTCACAGTGGATGGCATCATCGTTTCAACGAGCGGACAACATTCACATCTGTAG